A genome region from Baekduia alba includes the following:
- a CDS encoding MBL fold metallo-hydrolase has translation MSAVGGPSSGIHVLPVPTPFAVGRVNCYLIDDDPLTLVDTGPNSGTSLTVLEAALAEQGRRIEDLERIVLTHQHIDHIGLAKILADRSGAEVVALDVLAPWLANYGTEIEADDAFAERLMVRNGIPREIGIALRVVTASFRGWGSAVQVTRTVAEGDVLEFASRCWRVHRRPGHSPSDTVFHDEATGELMAGDHLIKHISSNPLISRPLDGTADPDERPHALRDYLASLAQTRAMDLAVVYAGHGDVVEDHRTLIDERFAGHERRVRKIAGIVAEGPKSGFEIAQQMWGNVAVTQAFLTLSEVLGHVDLLLERGEVAEVEDDGVVRFAATGA, from the coding sequence GTGAGCGCGGTGGGCGGCCCCTCGTCCGGCATCCACGTGCTGCCGGTCCCGACACCCTTTGCGGTCGGGCGCGTCAACTGCTACCTGATCGACGACGACCCGCTGACGCTGGTCGACACCGGGCCGAACTCCGGCACGTCGCTGACGGTGCTGGAGGCCGCGCTGGCCGAGCAGGGCCGCAGGATCGAGGACCTCGAGCGGATCGTGCTGACCCATCAGCACATCGACCACATCGGGCTCGCCAAGATCCTGGCCGACCGGTCCGGCGCCGAGGTCGTCGCGCTCGACGTCCTCGCGCCCTGGCTGGCCAACTACGGCACGGAGATCGAGGCCGACGACGCGTTCGCCGAGCGGCTGATGGTGCGCAACGGGATCCCGCGCGAGATCGGCATCGCGCTGCGCGTGGTCACGGCGTCGTTCCGGGGCTGGGGCTCGGCGGTCCAGGTCACGCGCACGGTCGCCGAGGGCGACGTCCTGGAGTTCGCGTCGCGGTGCTGGCGCGTCCACCGCCGGCCGGGGCACTCGCCGTCGGACACCGTGTTCCACGACGAGGCCACCGGCGAGCTGATGGCCGGCGACCACCTCATCAAGCACATCTCGTCCAACCCGCTGATCTCGCGCCCGCTGGACGGCACCGCCGATCCGGACGAGCGCCCGCACGCGCTGCGCGACTACCTCGCGTCCCTGGCCCAGACGCGCGCGATGGACCTGGCGGTGGTCTACGCCGGGCACGGCGACGTCGTCGAGGACCACCGCACGCTGATCGACGAGCGCTTCGCCGGCCACGAGCGGCGCGTGCGGAAGATCGCCGGGATCGTCGCCGAAGGGCCGAAGTCCGGCTTCGAGATCGCGCAGCAGATGTGGGGCAACGTCGCGGTGACCCAGGCGTTCCTGACGCTGTCGGAGGTGCTCGGCCACGTCGACCTGCTGCTGGAGCGCGGCGAGGTCGCCGAGGTCGAGGACGACGGCGTGGTGCGGTTTGCTGCGACCGGCGCGTGA
- a CDS encoding GNAT family N-acetyltransferase — MRTRPRRSPRWSRRRSRGTSRPSGAGRRRWDDDHAARIAAGQQWVRDGDGGLVSSIVLVDAGDHLIVNNVAVAPSAQGRGLGRDLLAYAEDEARRRHLPEIRLHTNAAMADNLLLYPKLGYAEVGRETRHGFHRVLFVKAL; from the coding sequence GTGAGGACGAGGCCGCGGCGGTCGCCGCGCTGGTCGAGGCGGCGTTCGCGCGGCACGTCGAGGCCGTCGGGCGCCGGCCGGCGCCGATGGGACGACGACCACGCGGCGCGGATCGCCGCCGGCCAGCAGTGGGTGCGCGACGGCGACGGCGGGCTGGTCTCCTCGATCGTCCTGGTCGACGCCGGCGACCACCTGATCGTCAACAACGTGGCGGTCGCGCCTTCCGCGCAGGGCCGCGGCCTGGGCCGGGACCTGCTCGCCTACGCCGAGGACGAGGCGCGCCGCCGTCACCTGCCCGAGATCCGGCTGCACACCAACGCGGCCATGGCCGACAACTTGCTGCTGTACCCCAAGTTGGGCTACGCGGAGGTCGGGCGCGAGACGCGCCACGGCTTCCACCGCGTGCTGTTCGTCAAGGCCCTCTGA
- a CDS encoding phosphomannomutase/phosphoglucomutase yields the protein MNVPAEIFKAYDIRGIHGDQLGPDAAEQIGRAFARVIAELEGKPVSELRLGLGRDMRLTAPEMAARYRDGMVAEGASVVDAGQVGTEMLYFLVGSRGLDGGLMCTASHNPKAYTGAKLVKRGSIALSGDEGIQDIRRMIEHGLGDPASGRPGSVEEVDVYAAFQAAALETIDASNVKPLKVVVDGGNGMAGPMAGPILRGLGLDLVETYFTPDGNFPDHEPNPLLEENRKFIVDKVVAEGADLGIAWDGDADRCFFIDDTGRFVDGDFLTAILAEHLLAKPGNEGADILYDARASRAVADTVGAAGGIAHINRVGHAFFKTRMRDEGAIFGGEVSGHYYFHDFYNADSGTLPALLVLEKLSVEGKKLSALLEPYKSKYFISGEINSEVTNGPTKMEELQEHYGSLPGAKVTHVDGVSIDFDDWHFNVRPSNTEPLLRLTLESLVSEADMEAKRDEVLGRIRA from the coding sequence ATGAACGTCCCTGCCGAGATCTTCAAGGCCTACGACATCCGCGGCATCCACGGCGACCAGCTGGGGCCCGACGCGGCCGAGCAGATCGGCCGCGCCTTCGCGCGGGTGATCGCCGAGCTGGAGGGCAAGCCGGTCTCCGAGCTGCGGCTCGGGCTGGGTCGCGACATGCGGCTCACGGCGCCCGAGATGGCCGCGCGCTACCGCGACGGGATGGTGGCCGAAGGGGCGTCGGTGGTCGACGCCGGCCAGGTCGGGACCGAGATGTTGTACTTCCTGGTCGGCTCACGCGGGCTCGACGGCGGCCTGATGTGCACCGCCTCGCACAACCCCAAGGCCTACACCGGCGCCAAGCTCGTCAAGCGCGGCTCGATCGCGCTGAGCGGCGACGAGGGCATCCAGGACATCCGCCGGATGATCGAGCACGGCCTGGGCGATCCGGCCAGCGGGCGGCCGGGCTCGGTCGAGGAGGTCGACGTCTACGCGGCGTTCCAGGCCGCCGCGCTCGAGACGATCGACGCGTCCAACGTCAAGCCGCTCAAGGTCGTCGTCGACGGCGGCAACGGCATGGCCGGCCCGATGGCCGGGCCGATCCTCCGCGGCCTCGGGCTCGACCTCGTCGAGACGTATTTCACCCCCGACGGCAACTTCCCCGACCACGAGCCCAACCCGTTGTTGGAGGAGAACCGGAAGTTCATCGTGGACAAGGTCGTGGCCGAGGGCGCCGACCTCGGCATCGCCTGGGACGGCGACGCCGACCGCTGCTTCTTCATCGACGACACCGGGCGGTTCGTCGACGGCGACTTCCTGACCGCGATCCTGGCCGAGCACCTGCTGGCCAAGCCGGGCAACGAGGGCGCCGACATCCTCTACGACGCACGCGCGTCCCGGGCCGTCGCCGACACCGTCGGCGCCGCCGGCGGCATCGCGCACATCAACCGCGTCGGGCACGCGTTCTTCAAGACCCGGATGCGCGACGAGGGCGCGATCTTCGGCGGCGAGGTCTCCGGCCACTACTACTTCCACGACTTCTACAACGCGGACTCGGGCACGCTGCCGGCGCTGCTGGTGCTGGAGAAGCTGAGCGTGGAGGGCAAGAAGCTGTCCGCGCTGCTGGAGCCCTACAAGAGCAAGTACTTCATCTCGGGGGAGATCAACTCCGAGGTCACCAACGGGCCGACCAAGATGGAGGAGCTCCAGGAGCACTACGGGTCGCTGCCGGGCGCGAAGGTCACGCACGTCGACGGCGTGTCGATCGACTTCGACGACTGGCACTTCAACGTCCGCCCGTCCAACACCGAGCCGCTGCTGCGCCTCACGCTGGAGTCGCTCGTCAGCGAGGCCGACATGGAGGCCAAGCGCGACGAGGTGCTGGGCCGGATCCGGGCGTGA
- a CDS encoding NAD-dependent epimerase/dehydratase family protein, with product MSPTLVTGASGLLGSRLVDVLLARGEPVVALTRDPAAAAIDARCAVVVGDVGDQPLLERAIAAHGATTVFHLAAQTIAGAAREDPAATYATNIIGTTTVLEAARRRGVRRAVVASSVTAYGPSAVPPYTEDMLLAPVDPYDISKAALDLVARSYWPNHGLPVATARWTNVYGGGDRNTSRLVPELIGAALDGRAPEIRSDGTPERDFLHVDDAVGAALALADALDDAQAGARGEAFNAGSGRPVSVRAVVETLERVLARPLHARYDPAPAPPSRQHVSHAKLTRVTGWAPRVDLDEGLRRTVAWHERERERAAA from the coding sequence ATGAGCCCGACCCTGGTCACCGGCGCCTCCGGCCTGCTCGGCTCGCGGCTCGTCGACGTGCTGCTGGCGCGCGGCGAGCCCGTCGTCGCGCTGACGCGCGATCCCGCCGCCGCCGCGATCGACGCGCGCTGCGCGGTCGTGGTCGGCGACGTCGGCGACCAGCCGCTGCTGGAGCGCGCGATCGCCGCCCACGGCGCGACGACGGTCTTCCACCTCGCCGCGCAGACGATCGCGGGCGCCGCGCGCGAGGACCCGGCCGCGACGTACGCGACCAACATCATCGGGACGACCACGGTGCTCGAGGCCGCCCGGCGCCGGGGCGTCCGGCGGGCGGTCGTCGCCTCCTCGGTCACGGCCTACGGCCCGTCGGCGGTGCCGCCGTACACGGAGGACATGCTCCTGGCGCCGGTCGACCCCTATGACATCTCCAAGGCGGCGCTGGATCTCGTCGCGCGGTCCTACTGGCCGAACCACGGCCTGCCGGTCGCGACCGCGCGCTGGACCAACGTCTACGGCGGCGGCGACCGCAACACGTCGCGGCTCGTGCCCGAGCTGATCGGCGCCGCGCTCGACGGCCGCGCGCCCGAGATCCGCTCCGACGGGACGCCGGAGCGCGACTTCCTGCACGTCGACGACGCCGTCGGCGCCGCCCTGGCGCTCGCTGACGCCCTCGACGACGCGCAGGCCGGCGCACGCGGCGAGGCGTTCAACGCCGGCTCCGGCCGGCCCGTGTCCGTCCGGGCGGTCGTCGAGACGCTGGAGCGCGTCCTCGCCCGCCCGCTGCACGCCCGCTACGACCCGGCGCCGGCACCACCGTCGCGCCAGCACGTCTCCCACGCCAAGCTCACCCGCGTCACCGGCTGGGCGCCGCGCGTCGACCTCGACGAGGGCCTGCGCCGCACCGTCGCCTGGCACGAGCGCGAACGCGAGCGGGCAGCGGCCTAG